Genomic window (Aquimarina sp. BL5):
GTATTCCCGGAGTGTCTGAAGTGATCGGTAGTAAAGAAAGTTATGAAGCCTATCTAAGCGAAATGACCACTGATGCTACTGCCGGATTATTGCGAAAAAATAAATTTCAAAATCATTTGTTGGCCCGATTTGCAGAAAAATTCACAGGCTATGGTATGGTTTTAAAAGACCTGAACAACGATACTGTTGCGATGGATAAAAAATTGATCCGGGATAAAGCCCGTTTTCTAAAAGAATATCCAGTGGTGAGTGCCTGTAAAGCTAAAGCCTTTGATACTACAAAAGCGGTTTGGGATACTCAAAATATTTCGGGATTAGAGCGACGCATTGCACTAAAAATAGGAATAGAAGACTATAGCCGTAGAAACCTGGGGGACGGCACTGCGGCAGGGATACACATGGTAGAACATATTTTGCTAAGACACAGAAAACCGTACCCGTATCCCTTTACTACAGCGTATACACCTTTTACAATTGAGCGATTCGAAGTTGCTATTACCGAGGAATTTACGCGTTGTATTATTGGAGAACACGAACTATTAGCAGGAGAAGAAATAGAAATTACTGGAAATGATACCTATAATGGAACCTATACCGTCTTGGCGGTAGGAGATGATTTTTTCGAAATCAAAGCCCCTTTTCAGGAATCCGAAACAGGAGGAATCTGGGAGCGTACTCCCGATATTCGCTATTATCTGCAATCCGCTCCAATTACTACTTTTGAAGTATCAGGAACGGAATCAAATCATACATTTTGTAGGATAGGAAAACATAGCTTACAACCCGGAGATCAGGTGGAGATTAGCCGAACAGCTATTTATAATGGGGTACATACCATCGTTTCGGTATCACAAGAAGGGTTTGACATCGCCGTACCATTTGCAGAAGAAGAAGGAGGCCGATGGATGTCAACAGCGGCTCCTAATGATCCGTATTCCCTTCAAGTAAGCTTTGCACTACCCGGATGGATAGAACAATATCAAGATGAAGATTTTAAGAAATTCATTGCATTAACGATACGTGAGGAGACCCCGGTACATATCAAGACCAATATCCAATGGTTGGATCAAGAAGAAATGCAACGATTTGACCATGCCCATCATCGTTTTCTAAAAGAAATCAACAATGGATAAGTAGTATTATGACACAGCAAAAACATATCATCAATAAACAGATTCTAGAAATTCACTTGCCTTCTACTGCAGATACTTTTGCTGTACAGCAAGAACTAAGTGCGCTGTGTCGGCATCAGTTAACAACGGTTATGGATCGTATATTTGGGAATACTACTAATAATATGGGTGATCAACCGTTGCAGATTGATCGACTTACATTAGATTTAGGAAAGGTATCTGTAAAAGATTTCGCGACTGTTTTTGAGGAAGAATTACAAGAAAAACTTCAAGAAGCATTCACTGGATATCAGCAATCTGATGAAGTGGAACAAAAAGATGAGGTCAGTCAACTCAAAGAAAAAACACCTATTAGAACAGTAGCATATTATCTGAAAACCGGGATATTGCCGTGGTGGGCAAAGGACACAACCAAAGCATATGTTTTGGAGCAATTAGAAGAATTGTTGCAAAAGCCGAACACCACTTTCATCACCTTGCTAAAACAATTGAGATGGAGTACCCAGCAGCTAGAACGTTTTGTACATATAAGTACGGCGACACAATTGCTTCAATCTTTTCAGTTGATTTCTGAGATCCCTATACAAGAAATAGTGACTGCTTTAGAAAAATTTCAACATAGAATTCACAAAAAATACGGCATCACATCGCAAAAGATACAGGCTACTTTTTGGAAAACAGCGTTTCAGAAGTTTGATACGTCTAAAGATTTCAAGTCCTTCAAACAAGAATGCTTCCAAGGTACATTAGCAGGACTAGGAATAGATCATGGTGGAAGTAGCAAAAAATATCAAGCATACGATGTCTATGAGATCAAATCTTTAGTAGCTAGCTATACAACCAGGCAAGCTAAGAATACCGTATGGCAAGAATTTTTTAGACAACTATCAACCATCATAAACACCCCTTTTTTCGATCAGTTGCCTGCGCAGACCTTACAGGAATGTATACAATTGCTAAGAGATGTAGGAAAGACACAGGACCAAGCGATAGATGCCAATCATGTATTAATACCCTTGGCAACCTATATCAATGGAGTACAAAAACAAGTACAGCAGATTGCATCAAAGCCGAAGTCGATCGTAGATCAGTTGCCGGCCGCTTTTGAAGACACCGATTTTATATCCATAAAAAACGCCGGATTGGTACTTTTCTGGCCATTTTTAGTACGCTTTTTTGAAAATTTGGGGCTGATCACCGATAAAACCTTTACTAATGCAACCGCTCGGCATACTGCTATTTGTGCATTACAGTATCTGTGTGAAGGAGAGGATCAGGAACTGTTTGAAGGTGCACTACCGTTAAACAAATTGTTATGCGGTGTGGCTATAGAAGAGGTAATATCCCCAATTACACTATCAGAAGAGGAAAAGGAAATGGCAGAAGGATTGTTAAGCGCGGTGATAGGACAGGGCCCACATTGGAAGAACCTATCCATAGATGGATTTAGAACTTCCTATCTATGTCGCCCCGGATCTTTACGTACCAGAGATGGTCATTGGTTGTTACAGGTGCAACGAGAAACTCATGATATTACCTTAGAAAAATTGCCTTGGGGTTTTCATACCGTAAAGCTCCCCTGGATGACAGAAGTGTTGGTGGTAGAGTGGTTGTGAGGGGTTAGTATTTAGTATTGAGTATTGAGATGTGCGCGAGTTTTTGAGATTTAGAAATATGGATTCCGAGGGCTGAGGCTCTCGAAGCCCGGTTTATGCAGCGTATTAAGATGTGTGTGATGAGGTATTGAGTATTGAGTATTGAGTATTGAGTATTGAGTTTTTGAGATTTAGAAATATGGATTCCGAGGGCTGAGGTTCTCGAAGCCCGATTTAGCAAGAGTATTAAGATGTGTGTGATGAGGTATCGGGTATGAGGTTTTAGGATTTAGGATGGGATTAGAAAGCAACTATTCCCATCCCCAGCCCTTCCCCCGAGGGGAGGGAGTAATAAAATGGAAGAGAGACTTTAAAACTGAAGAATTGAATGAATTATAAATAAGAAATAGGAATACGAGGGCTGAGGTTCTCGAAGTCCGATTTACAAAGAAGAACCTTAATAAAGTATAAAGAAATAACAATATGGAAAAATCAGCAATCATAGAAACGATACATCACAATAGTGTTATTAGAAACACAAATAATAGTAATGCCGAAGTTTTAAAAGCCGAAGTATCCTGGTTAAGTCTCGTGTTGCAAACCCGTTTAGAACTCCATTTCCAACAAGAAACACCATATACATCCATTGAGGAATTAGTGCCACCAAATATAGTAGATAAAGAAGGCTCTTATGCCCGTTTTATCCAACAACACAAACTCAACTTTGCAGAACGATTACTGCTTATTTTGGCATTGGTTCCTCATATAAAACCAGAGGTTCTAGACATATTATTGACCAAAAACAAGTACTATAATCGTCGTTATAGCGAATTTGGAGGATTATTGTTAGAAGGGCATCTGGGCTTGATCCCTACATTTGCTATTGGAAAGTTGACAAGGCGAAAATTATATAATTATTCATATAAAAATCATCGAAAGAATGAATGTACAAGCACTGCTGAATGAAACAAAACAAAATACTGTATCTGAAAATGCTGAGGTACTCCATAGAGAGTTAGACTGGTTATATGAAATCATACACGTACGAATAGCATTACATTTTAATCAAGAAATCATTTACACATCAATATTGGAAGTTGAGCCTCCAACTATTACTGCTTATCAAACACCCTACAGTACATTCATTAAAAAAGAAGCACTTAGTTTTGAAGAGCGTTTGCTATTAATATTAGCATTAACACCGCACATACAACCTACGATATTAGATGTTTTTTCCAAAAAAGACACCGAATATAATCGACGTTTTACCGCTTTTGGAGGTGTTATTATAAAAGAACACAATGGTTTTATACCCACTGCTGAAACAGCTATGTTTTTGTTAGCAGGAGAGAATATAATAGAACGCATACGTTATCAATATCTCTTTACAAAAAACTCTAAAGTTGTACAAAAAGAAATAATTAGTATTTCAGATACTAAAAAAATAGTGCCTATTATGGCAACGATTTGGTTAGTAACACAGGCACATGCACAATATTTGATTGATGGCACTACCTACAGTCCTGAATACGGACCAGATTTTCCAGCACAACCCATAAGCACAACACTAAATTGGGAAGATTTAGTAGTGTCAAAAACATTGCGAACAGCGTTACAAGAGATTCGAGACTGGATACAATTTAGCACCACAATTTTACAAGATTTACATTTAGGAAAGCGCATAAAACCGGGGTATAAAAGCTTATTTTATGGCCCACCGGGAACAGGTAAAAGTATGGCTGCTGCTATACTAGGAAAAAGTACAGGAAAGCCAGTATATAGAATAGATTTAAGTTTGACCGTTTCAAAATACATTGGAGAAACGGAGAAAAATCTTGCCAAAGTTTTCGATTTAGCATCACAACACGACTGGATTTTATTTTTTGATGAAGCAGATTCACTATTTGGCAAACGAACACAAGTTTCTTCGGCAAATGACCGTTACGGAAATCAGGAAATCGGGTATTTATTACAACGTATTGAAGATTTTCCAGGCGTTGTAATTCTAGCATCAAATTTAAAAGATAATATCGACGATGCTTTTACACGTAGATTTCAGTCAATGATTGAATTTAAAGTTCCTGATGTATCAGAGCGTTATCAACTTTGGAAACAATCGTTTGCAAAAGAAATTCCTTTAGCTGCCGAAATAGACCTATGGTACATTGCTGAAAAATATAAACTTTCGGGAGGTATAATGATGAATGTGGTTAGAAGATGTACGCTACAAACGCTTGCCAAAAATGAGAAAACAATTACGCAAGATCGATTAGAAAATGCCATAAAATTAGAATTAATAAAAGAGGGGATTTTATTAAGTTAACCTATATATTTATATATAACTCTGTTGTGTATCGAGAATAAGAATTTTAACTTTAAAATAGTCCTCGATACACTTTTTCGTACCTCAAAAGTACTCGAACTTACAATTTAGGGCTGTTTTAGTTTTTAAATGCACAACGGGTTATAGTTATAAATTTTAATGATTTTTGAATATCATGTCTAGTAATCTCAATATCAATCGAGATTGTATTGAGAATTATCATTTAGTGATATCGAAATCAGATCATTTTACACACAAAATTTCGAGTTTTAAATACGATTAAATTCAACAATGGGACAAGGAAAAAACACTAAAGAAGAGCAATCAAAAAACGGCTCACAACGACAACCAGAAATACAAGAAATAAACGAATTTGAAGAAGAAACTCAAGAGGTAGAAGCAACAAATGAAAATACACCTGAAGAGCAAAAGGTGTATTTAGGCATAACACAAGAAGCCTCAACTCCACCAGAGGCACCAACTCCGCCAGACGCAACAGATTTACTAGGAAATAAAAAGAGTTTTTTAAATTTTGGAAGAAACAAAAAGAAAAAAAAGCCAATAGTTCAAATAGAAGGAGAGCCAGTTGCTTATTTCTACAATTGGAACAATCAGCAACAACAATTTACTAAAATACCGATAAAACTCTTTGAGGATGACCAAGTTGTGTCTTCCTGTGAAGTTATTGATCATCCTGATTTTAGTTTTATCAGAATTAGAAGAAAACTCACATTTAAAGATGGTAAAACAGCATTGATTTCAAAATCAGGTTATGTAAAGCGAGACGAGTTTACCAACGCAGAAGATTGGCCTCCATATAACCGAAGAATACATCCTGTTTACATTGATCCACATAAATTAGTAAGACCCGCAGGAAATCCTCATCCAAATCAAAAGTATAAAGAAGGAAATCGTGAGTGGTATCTAGGTTTGGCTATTTTAATGGATGCCTATAGATCTTTAGAACAAGCTGAAGAAGAAGGAGACGAAGAAGCTAAGCAAACCAGACGCGATATTGCATTAGCTGCATTACAAAACTATTCCAAAGTAGCAACCTTTACAGCTCCTGATACCTTAGCTGTCCACGATAAAAAAGAAAAAAACAAACAATTTCATAGCGATTATAGAGGAAAACAAGGCACTGCTTTTTTTAACGGAGGGGGCTATTACAGGAGTGATGGAACAAATCCAATTAATGATTCGGTAGAAGAATTACTTAGAGCAGAACTTGGCGTAAATAATAATATTGTTATAGTTAGCGATTCACTTGCACTAGAAACTGCGAAAAGAGCATTTCCTCTACTATACACTATAAAAACCGATGATAATGTAGGAATTGAAGCCATCAATATTGACAGTATACAAACCTTTGAAGAACTTATAAGTAATTTTTTTGACCAAATCATGAGAGGAATTACTGTAGCTAATCAATTCGTTATAGATATTAGTAATTATTATACATCTTTACAAGAAGCAAAAGAAGCACCAATCAATCATTCAGCGCTAGTTATTGAAGTTCAAAATAATTTAGCAGAAGTGTTAACTCGCATAGTAAAAGAGAAAACAACAAGTCAACTCGAACAAGAAACCTTATTAGAAAGCTGTTTAAGTAAAATGTATATAGCAGGTTTAATAGCTGATGCTGGCTATTATTATGCAGTAGAATTTGTCTTGAATGAAGCCGTTAGGAATAATAAAGGGTTTGAAGCTGTCTTACCAGAGCAAATAACCCCAGTGCAGCAAAAAAATAACCCTCCTGTGAGGAAGATAAAAGATCCAACGGAAAAAAAGAAAACTAAAAAAAAATTAAAGACAAAAAAAGGCATTACAGACATTCATGAGATTCCTAATCGCAAAAAAGAAGTGGATAGCGATGTCACAATGGACGATCTTCTAGGAGAGTATCCATTAATATACACAGAAAGAGAAAATACAATAGCGAGTTCAGAAGAAACCAAGATAGGTTCTGTAGCTAATTTTACAGCATTTGTTATCAATTTTTGTACGCAATTACAAGTAGGAAAGATTGTAGAAAAAGATTTTGTTTTAGATATCAGTCCATATTACAAAGCGCAAGTAAAAGAAAAGGATGAAGAAACAACATTACAAGATGTAATTACTAAAATTCAAGGTGAGTTAAGTGAAGCTTTATTTACTACAATTTATGAAGTTATAGAGATTGATACAGAAACAGATACAGAAGCAAATACAAGGAATGTATTAATAAAAAAGTGTCTGGAAAAACTAAATATATTCGCTATCGATGTTCATGAAGGAGTTCATTTTTACCTTGAATTTGATTTGGTGACCCCATTACAGTCGAAAGATGAATTTGAAGCGGAAACCTTAAATGTTAAAAATTTTAAATCAACTATTAAATCAACTTTAGGAAGTGCTGGTACAAAAATAGATCCGATGAGTGCTAAAGAAGCGAATTTAAAATTCAGTAGCTTCGAAAATGTACTAGCAGCTCAAGGCATTTCACCTGTAACGTTAGCTGAAGGTTTTGAAGGAAATGAATTGGTACAAATCTTAGAAATGTTTAAAGCAAAAAATGGTACTAAGGAAGCAAATACAAAAGCGAAAATCAATACTAAAAATGTAAATCTATACAATTCTTTAACTGCTTTTGTAAGCTCAACTATTTTTCAAAAGTTTAGAGCATTATCTGATAATAAAGACCATCCTCCATACGTACAGATTTATAGCAATGCTACTGCGGATCTAATAGAAGGTTTAACTAAATTACCTATTGGAGAAACCATAGACCAAGTGTTTGAACGAAAAAGAATTTCTGGTTTATTAAAAATGACCTACGTGCGTATGCACTTAGGAATTTTATCAGCAATGGTTTCTATAAACAATATGGATAGCTTTATAAATGCCATAGAACTACTTCATAATTATATTCAAATGATATTGGCTATTGTAAAACCGTATCGTCAAGATATAGATTTTCACAATGCCATGTTAGCAGCACATACAAAATCACCCATAGAAGGACTTGACTATGATATCTTGGAAAATCAGGAACGCAAACCAAAACAAGAAGAAGCAATAGTAAAAACTGTAGCGCCTACCATAGCACCAAAAAAAACAAATCATAAATCTACTATGTCGAGGTTGCTTAATATGGCTGGACTTAAGAAGAAAAAAGGAACTAAAAAAGCCATAGAAAAACCAATAAAAGAAGAAAAAGTAGCACCAAAGAAATCAGTAAAAGCGGAAGAAGTATCTCCAAATATTTATGAAGAGTTTCATACAATGATTCATCACCAACCTTCGTATATGCATTCTTTTAGTAGCACACTTTCAGGTGTGGAATTACAAAAAGGAAGTAATGTATTGAATATTTTAATACTGAAAGATAATTATTACGAAACTGTTGGGAGTAAAGGATATGCTGGACTTGTTCAAAAGTCAAAAGCGTACAAAAGTTATACTTGGGACGGAAAAAGAAAAGTTCCTGAATCTGAGGAGAAATTTGATATATATGCTTGTGATTTCCACCACAACATCTCGGCTACAAGAAAAGAATATGCTACCGAAAATCTTATAGCTCAAGTAAATCAGTTATATGCAGAAGAGAAAGTTGCAGATAAATTTACGGTGTCTATTGATTGTACAATAGATTATGTTCGGTCTAAAGAAGTTTATGATTTTTTAGTATCTCAGAAAGAACGCATACAAAGTGGTGCCTTAAATGTGGTCTTAAATAGAAGTTCTCAAAAATTTGATATGTTGGGGCTAGATAATTATTATGGTGGTTTTAGTGTAACCATTAACAATCAAGATGATTACCAAGAGTTTAATGAGCGTATTTTAAAGCAAGAAGGCCATGCAACAGGATTAACCCACCAAGGACTTACACATGTAGCTACACATGGAAGTCACCATCAAGAACGATATAGGCAAGCATTGATGAGAAGTACAAATCGTTTTTATAATAAATTGGCTGCTGCAGGTTTACACGAAAAAAGTACTATTAAGGAAAACATATACATTGCAAAAAATAGCGACCCAAATGCTGTTTTTATAGACATTAGAACAGATCAAATAGATCCAGAGAATAAGCAAAGTAATCGTTATATGTTACGAATTAAAAAATGGGCCGAAAACCATAATAAAGGATTAGGGCAAAGAGCAAGTTTTGGATTTCCATATACCAATATTTCGTTTATTCCTGGTCCTGGTGGTCGAGTTCGCATAAATCCTGGGTTAGAAAGTGAACGAGAGATTGATGAGTATGCTAATTTTCTGATTGTACTCCGAGAATTGATTGATGAGGACGCTTCCTATGCAACTCGGGGCGATGATAAATTTTTAGAGTTTGTAAATGATAAAATTAATGAACGTACAAAACAAGAGAAAAAAACACTAAACGATTTACCAGCAAATTTTGAGCTCCCATTACATCTATTAAATGACTTTCAAAAAGGATTTTTAGCTTCTGAAGTTATGAATCTTACTAGTAAAAAAATAAAAATTGCGGCTTACGATTATAGGCAAATCATTGGTAAAGCAATAAACGAAAATGATGATGAAACGTTACGTCAGTTTGTAATTAAAAGAACCTTAAATACATTTACGATTGTTAGTAAAGGTCAGAGAAAAAATGAGTTACGAATTTTACAAGCACAAAAAAATACTACAAATACATCAAAGTCCACAGTAATTGATTTTTTTAAGCAAAAAATGCCTGAAAAGCTTCAACCTAAAAAAGGTAAAACGGTGAATAGCATTGTACATTTAATGAGAAATCATATCGCCGAAAGTAAACCAACAAAAGAAGCACCTAAGGCATCGTATGAAACCGAGTCACAGCGAAAAATGAATAAAGAAGCTATTGCAAGAATGTTAAATAACGAAAATATTAATGAAGCTCCAAAAGAGAAAATACAGGATGCCGAAAGTCCGTGGTTATTTGAAGATAATAAAGGAAAAGGCGATTGTTTGTTTTATGCTTTGGGAAGAACTAATAGTGCACCCGCAGCTTTTAAATTACGTCAAGATATTGTAAGTTACCAAGAAGCGCAGGGGCTTATTAAACATGGTTATGTGGACAACCAAATAGGAAGAATGTTAAGAAGTAGTAATAGTCAAGGTTTACGAAATCTAGCTAGGGATGTAGATGGGAGAGAAGGAATTCCAGTAGCCGCATATTATCTTTTAATGCGACAAGAAGGAATTTGGGGTGGATTGGAAGAGATCAAGGCATTTTCGGCAATGAAAGACCAAACTATATACCTTGTTCAAGATAACGGAAGGATAAATCGTATTAATGGAGCCACTGTTACAAGGACGGATACTTTGCCTGATACTGCTTTTGAACCTGAAAATTTAGTGTTGCATCAATCGGCTTCACACTTTAAAATTATAATTGCTAGGAGAGAGAAGTAGTAGAGGATAACGTACCTGTAACAAAGAAATTATAGTATTATTTTTATGTAAAATAAGCAATCACCTGATCTTTCAGATTTACACTTTCTAATTATAAAGGTGTAATGAAACTAAAAGTTTTCAATCATTGAATTTTTAACCATTCAATTTAACAAGTATGAAAGTAACCTGCTCTGCGAAGTTTGGAACTTCGTAGCGTTAACAGTGAGAAGGTGTGTATAGAAAAGGACATGTGTAGTGTGGCGAAGTCACAGACATTCGCAGAGCACAAGCAAAAAATAACAATCAACTTCGACGATCACCTTTGGTAATCAAGTCTTATAGAACTGCTTCGAAGTATTGTTTTAATCCTTCGGAATAGTTCGTTAACGCTTCGAAATGGTAATCAAAGGGGGTAAGCAGGATTTCTACGACCCATATATGTATCAAAATATGGCGTGTTATAAGCTAAGTATCAGATCAATGCTCTGTAAAATGTAGCATATTAAATTTCCAATCCCTACTTACCCTTATTGGTTGATTTACAAAAGATATAGTTCCTCTCCTTCCAAAGGATAGGTTAGGAGAGGATGTTCAGACCTGTCAGGTTTTTAAAACCTGACAGGTCTAGATCATTAGTTTGTCGCAAAATTCCCTTGATTTGCCGTTTTTGTTATAACTATAAGATATGTTCTCTTTATACATTTGAAAAAAGTATAAATAACACAATTATGGAAGATAAAAAATCAATGTATTCGCTTAGAAAAACAATAGGGATCCTTGGGTTAGCATTACCTATACTGCTCTTAGTAACA
Coding sequences:
- a CDS encoding contractile injection system tape measure protein, whose protein sequence is MTQQKHIINKQILEIHLPSTADTFAVQQELSALCRHQLTTVMDRIFGNTTNNMGDQPLQIDRLTLDLGKVSVKDFATVFEEELQEKLQEAFTGYQQSDEVEQKDEVSQLKEKTPIRTVAYYLKTGILPWWAKDTTKAYVLEQLEELLQKPNTTFITLLKQLRWSTQQLERFVHISTATQLLQSFQLISEIPIQEIVTALEKFQHRIHKKYGITSQKIQATFWKTAFQKFDTSKDFKSFKQECFQGTLAGLGIDHGGSSKKYQAYDVYEIKSLVASYTTRQAKNTVWQEFFRQLSTIINTPFFDQLPAQTLQECIQLLRDVGKTQDQAIDANHVLIPLATYINGVQKQVQQIASKPKSIVDQLPAAFEDTDFISIKNAGLVLFWPFLVRFFENLGLITDKTFTNATARHTAICALQYLCEGEDQELFEGALPLNKLLCGVAIEEVISPITLSEEEKEMAEGLLSAVIGQGPHWKNLSIDGFRTSYLCRPGSLRTRDGHWLLQVQRETHDITLEKLPWGFHTVKLPWMTEVLVVEWL
- a CDS encoding ATP-binding protein, with product MNVQALLNETKQNTVSENAEVLHRELDWLYEIIHVRIALHFNQEIIYTSILEVEPPTITAYQTPYSTFIKKEALSFEERLLLILALTPHIQPTILDVFSKKDTEYNRRFTAFGGVIIKEHNGFIPTAETAMFLLAGENIIERIRYQYLFTKNSKVVQKEIISISDTKKIVPIMATIWLVTQAHAQYLIDGTTYSPEYGPDFPAQPISTTLNWEDLVVSKTLRTALQEIRDWIQFSTTILQDLHLGKRIKPGYKSLFYGPPGTGKSMAAAILGKSTGKPVYRIDLSLTVSKYIGETEKNLAKVFDLASQHDWILFFDEADSLFGKRTQVSSANDRYGNQEIGYLLQRIEDFPGVVILASNLKDNIDDAFTRRFQSMIEFKVPDVSERYQLWKQSFAKEIPLAAEIDLWYIAEKYKLSGGIMMNVVRRCTLQTLAKNEKTITQDRLENAIKLELIKEGILLS
- a CDS encoding OTU domain-containing protein, with protein sequence MGQGKNTKEEQSKNGSQRQPEIQEINEFEEETQEVEATNENTPEEQKVYLGITQEASTPPEAPTPPDATDLLGNKKSFLNFGRNKKKKKPIVQIEGEPVAYFYNWNNQQQQFTKIPIKLFEDDQVVSSCEVIDHPDFSFIRIRRKLTFKDGKTALISKSGYVKRDEFTNAEDWPPYNRRIHPVYIDPHKLVRPAGNPHPNQKYKEGNREWYLGLAILMDAYRSLEQAEEEGDEEAKQTRRDIALAALQNYSKVATFTAPDTLAVHDKKEKNKQFHSDYRGKQGTAFFNGGGYYRSDGTNPINDSVEELLRAELGVNNNIVIVSDSLALETAKRAFPLLYTIKTDDNVGIEAINIDSIQTFEELISNFFDQIMRGITVANQFVIDISNYYTSLQEAKEAPINHSALVIEVQNNLAEVLTRIVKEKTTSQLEQETLLESCLSKMYIAGLIADAGYYYAVEFVLNEAVRNNKGFEAVLPEQITPVQQKNNPPVRKIKDPTEKKKTKKKLKTKKGITDIHEIPNRKKEVDSDVTMDDLLGEYPLIYTERENTIASSEETKIGSVANFTAFVINFCTQLQVGKIVEKDFVLDISPYYKAQVKEKDEETTLQDVITKIQGELSEALFTTIYEVIEIDTETDTEANTRNVLIKKCLEKLNIFAIDVHEGVHFYLEFDLVTPLQSKDEFEAETLNVKNFKSTIKSTLGSAGTKIDPMSAKEANLKFSSFENVLAAQGISPVTLAEGFEGNELVQILEMFKAKNGTKEANTKAKINTKNVNLYNSLTAFVSSTIFQKFRALSDNKDHPPYVQIYSNATADLIEGLTKLPIGETIDQVFERKRISGLLKMTYVRMHLGILSAMVSINNMDSFINAIELLHNYIQMILAIVKPYRQDIDFHNAMLAAHTKSPIEGLDYDILENQERKPKQEEAIVKTVAPTIAPKKTNHKSTMSRLLNMAGLKKKKGTKKAIEKPIKEEKVAPKKSVKAEEVSPNIYEEFHTMIHHQPSYMHSFSSTLSGVELQKGSNVLNILILKDNYYETVGSKGYAGLVQKSKAYKSYTWDGKRKVPESEEKFDIYACDFHHNISATRKEYATENLIAQVNQLYAEEKVADKFTVSIDCTIDYVRSKEVYDFLVSQKERIQSGALNVVLNRSSQKFDMLGLDNYYGGFSVTINNQDDYQEFNERILKQEGHATGLTHQGLTHVATHGSHHQERYRQALMRSTNRFYNKLAAAGLHEKSTIKENIYIAKNSDPNAVFIDIRTDQIDPENKQSNRYMLRIKKWAENHNKGLGQRASFGFPYTNISFIPGPGGRVRINPGLESEREIDEYANFLIVLRELIDEDASYATRGDDKFLEFVNDKINERTKQEKKTLNDLPANFELPLHLLNDFQKGFLASEVMNLTSKKIKIAAYDYRQIIGKAINENDDETLRQFVIKRTLNTFTIVSKGQRKNELRILQAQKNTTNTSKSTVIDFFKQKMPEKLQPKKGKTVNSIVHLMRNHIAESKPTKEAPKASYETESQRKMNKEAIARMLNNENINEAPKEKIQDAESPWLFEDNKGKGDCLFYALGRTNSAPAAFKLRQDIVSYQEAQGLIKHGYVDNQIGRMLRSSNSQGLRNLARDVDGREGIPVAAYYLLMRQEGIWGGLEEIKAFSAMKDQTIYLVQDNGRINRINGATVTRTDTLPDTAFEPENLVLHQSASHFKIIIARREK